In Pseudobacter ginsenosidimutans, the following are encoded in one genomic region:
- a CDS encoding exo-beta-N-acetylmuramidase NamZ family protein: protein MTYRFPIVLAFCAITGIGAASLRNVESNPFPVIDESAAKQIVTGADQLNAYLPYLKGKRIGMLVNQTSIIGKKPLVDSLHALGVKIQTIFGPEHGFRGNASNGAHVGDEVDPATGIRVVSLYGKQRKPSKEQMAKIDLMIFDLQDVGCRFYTTINSLRDIMEACADNNKELLILDRPNPNGYVDGAVLKMEHKSGIGQFPIPFTHGMTIGEFAKMINGEGWLPGKKQCKIRIIPVKNYAHNMDYTLPVFPSPNLNSQQSVLLYPSICMFEGTIVSQGRGTYVPFTVLGAPALKGKYDFSFTPVSIPGKSETPLHQDQACYGLDLGNFKTDSFRKAGKINIRWMMEMYKAYPEKEKFFDRSFSSQIGNIDFLSGYSEFKQQIISGASEAEIRKSWEPALSNYKKMRLKYLLYP, encoded by the coding sequence ATGACCTACCGGTTTCCCATTGTGCTGGCCTTTTGTGCCATAACAGGCATTGGCGCAGCCTCCCTGCGAAATGTTGAAAGCAATCCCTTTCCAGTGATCGATGAAAGCGCCGCCAAACAAATAGTTACAGGTGCGGACCAGCTCAATGCCTACCTGCCATACCTCAAAGGAAAGCGCATAGGCATGCTCGTGAACCAGACCAGTATCATCGGCAAAAAACCGCTGGTGGATAGTTTACACGCACTGGGCGTAAAGATCCAGACCATTTTCGGTCCCGAGCACGGTTTCAGGGGCAATGCCAGTAATGGTGCACATGTAGGTGATGAAGTGGACCCTGCAACAGGCATCCGGGTGGTATCACTCTACGGAAAGCAACGCAAACCATCCAAAGAACAAATGGCAAAGATCGATCTCATGATCTTCGACCTGCAGGATGTGGGCTGCCGCTTCTACACTACCATCAATTCCCTGCGAGATATCATGGAAGCCTGTGCAGATAATAACAAGGAACTGCTGATCCTCGACCGTCCCAATCCCAATGGTTATGTTGACGGCGCTGTGCTGAAGATGGAACATAAATCAGGTATCGGTCAGTTCCCTATTCCATTTACGCATGGAATGACCATTGGTGAGTTTGCAAAAATGATCAATGGTGAAGGTTGGTTGCCCGGGAAAAAGCAATGTAAGATCAGGATCATCCCTGTGAAGAACTATGCACACAATATGGATTACACATTGCCTGTGTTCCCTTCGCCCAATCTTAACTCACAACAATCCGTGCTGTTGTATCCAAGCATCTGCATGTTTGAAGGAACCATCGTGAGCCAGGGCCGCGGAACTTATGTTCCTTTCACTGTATTGGGCGCGCCTGCTCTCAAAGGCAAATATGATTTCAGTTTCACTCCCGTGAGCATTCCCGGAAAATCTGAAACACCGCTGCATCAGGATCAGGCCTGTTATGGACTTGACCTGGGCAATTTCAAGACAGACAGTTTCAGAAAAGCCGGTAAGATCAATATCCGCTGGATGATGGAGATGTATAAAGCCTATCCGGAAAAAGAGAAATTCTTCGACAGGAGCTTCAGCAGTCAGATTGGAAATATCGATTTTCTGAGCGGTTACTCTGAATTCAAACAACAGATCATTTCCGGCGCCAGTGAAGCAGAGATCCGTAAGAGCTGGGAGCCTGCTTTGAGCAATTACAAGAAGATGAGATTGAAATACCTGTTGTATCCGTAG
- a CDS encoding polysaccharide deacetylase family protein, producing the protein MSAAEIEYLSNTQFNAMYMRRLSPFFFLLFCIHSFAQSTGSWKQHKCAVTLTYDDAIDPHLDQAIPLLDSLGLKATFFLTCSSPAFTKRIAEWKQVAVTGHELGNHTLFHPCEGGKPGRDWVIPEYDLRNYSIRRMQDEMRMTNAVLFSVDGKQQRTFAYPCGDQRLQDSLYLDPHDFVAARATGEQLISINEKNLYSLGCFGVNGHTGEQLINEVKKAMASGKAIVFLFHGVGGGHPINVSLEAHRQLLQFLKEQEKEICTTTFLELAEWIRGKQ; encoded by the coding sequence TTGTCTGCTGCTGAAATTGAGTACCTTTCAAATACACAATTCAATGCCATGTACATGCGCCGGCTCTCCCCCTTTTTCTTTTTGCTTTTCTGCATTCATTCATTTGCACAATCCACGGGATCCTGGAAACAACATAAATGTGCAGTGACGCTCACGTATGATGATGCCATTGACCCGCATCTGGACCAGGCCATTCCATTGCTGGATTCGCTGGGATTGAAAGCAACCTTTTTTCTTACCTGCTCATCGCCGGCATTTACAAAACGTATCGCTGAGTGGAAACAGGTAGCAGTAACCGGACATGAGCTTGGCAATCATACCCTCTTCCATCCCTGCGAAGGCGGCAAGCCCGGCAGGGATTGGGTAATACCCGAATATGATCTGCGTAATTACAGTATACGACGAATGCAGGATGAAATGCGCATGACCAATGCCGTGCTTTTCTCAGTCGATGGCAAACAACAGAGGACCTTCGCTTATCCCTGCGGCGATCAAAGGTTACAGGATAGTCTATACCTCGATCCACATGATTTTGTTGCAGCAAGGGCTACCGGTGAACAACTTATTTCCATCAATGAAAAAAACCTGTACAGCCTTGGCTGTTTCGGCGTGAACGGACATACAGGGGAACAACTGATCAATGAAGTGAAGAAGGCGATGGCATCCGGTAAGGCTATCGTATTCCTCTTCCATGGCGTAGGTGGCGGGCATCCGATCAACGTATCGCTGGAAGCGCACAGGCAGCTGCTGCAATTCCTGAAAGAACAGGAAAAGGAAATATGCACAACCACTTTTCTCGAATTAGCAGAATGGATTAGAGGAAAACAGTAA
- a CDS encoding DoxX family protein, translated as MKPLFLLLFSFLLGILIAYVLKGDPHLSFNGNLSMALMFCFTAIGHFKFRKGMTMMLPPALPAKGAAVFISGVAEILLGIALLFPVTRYIAAILLIIMLVLMLPANIYAALHHVDYEKGTYDGKGPSYLWFRIPMQLFLVAWLVYFSILRS; from the coding sequence ATGAAACCATTATTCCTGCTCCTCTTTTCATTTCTTTTGGGAATATTGATCGCTTATGTGCTCAAAGGCGATCCGCATCTCAGTTTCAACGGCAACCTCAGTATGGCCCTGATGTTCTGCTTCACGGCCATCGGCCATTTCAAATTCCGTAAAGGGATGACGATGATGCTGCCTCCTGCCCTGCCTGCAAAAGGAGCAGCTGTATTCATCAGTGGCGTTGCAGAAATATTATTGGGGATAGCGCTGCTTTTTCCGGTCACCCGGTATATCGCGGCCATCCTTCTGATCATCATGCTGGTGCTGATGTTGCCTGCCAATATTTATGCAGCCCTTCATCATGTGGACTATGAAAAGGGAACATATGATGGCAAAGGCCCGTCCTATCTCTGGTTCAGGATCCCGATGCAACTCTTCCTGGTTGCCTGGCTCGTCTATTTTTCCATTCTCAGGTCTTGA
- a CDS encoding AMP-binding protein produces MDQIFLYNRSKRYSYHDFDTACAALRKKLPSGSNRKVVVLSSHPELYYFAFYFCFTHDFIYCPINIDDTIPMIENKIEIINPGVIITNENFFLSHWREKEQVYEPLHLPSFGSCFLCFQETEIADGFSTVDLRYILFTSGTTGAAKAVPISNANIAAFTDNMQQLFEVEETAVIANTFKFSFDLSIWAMLMAWTNGAAISHIDTDHLLNHEQYAHCTIFCMLPSMLRILQKQQLLFSISPNRTKHFLFCGEPLYDSDVQLLREYFPRAGIYNCYGPTELSIYCSAYKVETEFHTWNRVVSIGQLNIGSKAYLGNAMLLEDGNLEGELYVSGEQTFNGYINLPEGTGFFEYDGEQFYKTGDKVIYNQEEDRYYYAGRVDREVKYYGHRINLNNLEYVFSGIGPISDAAAIFSRKYMTIGLFFTSTPGFKLEENMHLLQHIPNWLRPTHYFPTPEFPLNANFKTDYSALETFYNRYLEKKYPSQQ; encoded by the coding sequence ATGGATCAGATATTTTTATACAACAGATCGAAACGGTACAGCTACCATGATTTCGATACTGCCTGCGCGGCGCTCCGGAAAAAACTCCCTTCCGGCAGCAACAGGAAAGTAGTGGTCTTATCTTCCCATCCGGAACTTTACTACTTCGCATTCTATTTCTGCTTCACACATGATTTTATTTATTGTCCCATCAATATCGATGATACCATCCCGATGATCGAAAACAAGATCGAGATCATCAATCCCGGTGTGATCATCACCAACGAAAACTTCTTCCTCTCTCACTGGAGGGAAAAGGAACAGGTGTACGAACCGCTGCATCTCCCCTCCTTCGGCTCCTGTTTTCTCTGTTTCCAGGAAACCGAGATTGCGGACGGATTTTCAACTGTTGATCTCCGTTATATCCTCTTCACTTCCGGCACTACGGGCGCAGCAAAAGCAGTTCCCATCAGTAATGCCAATATCGCCGCGTTCACAGATAATATGCAGCAGTTATTCGAAGTGGAGGAAACAGCCGTGATAGCCAATACTTTCAAGTTCTCCTTCGATCTCAGTATCTGGGCCATGCTGATGGCCTGGACCAATGGAGCAGCCATATCGCATATAGATACGGACCACCTGCTTAACCATGAACAGTATGCGCATTGCACCATCTTCTGTATGCTGCCTTCCATGCTGCGCATCCTGCAAAAACAACAATTACTGTTTTCCATTTCTCCCAACCGAACAAAGCATTTCCTGTTTTGCGGAGAACCCCTTTACGATTCAGATGTGCAATTGTTGAGAGAATATTTTCCACGCGCAGGCATTTACAATTGTTACGGCCCCACGGAACTCAGCATCTATTGCTCAGCTTACAAAGTAGAGACTGAATTCCATACCTGGAACCGGGTGGTGAGCATCGGTCAGCTCAATATCGGCAGCAAAGCCTACCTGGGCAATGCGATGCTTTTGGAAGATGGTAACCTGGAAGGTGAGCTCTATGTGAGCGGAGAACAAACCTTCAACGGATATATCAATCTCCCTGAAGGCACAGGATTCTTTGAATACGATGGAGAACAATTTTACAAAACTGGCGACAAAGTGATCTACAACCAGGAAGAGGACCGCTACTATTATGCAGGCCGGGTAGACCGGGAAGTGAAGTACTACGGGCATCGCATCAACCTCAATAACCTGGAATACGTTTTCTCGGGAATCGGCCCCATCAGTGATGCAGCCGCTATCTTTTCGCGCAAATACATGACCATCGGCTTATTCTTCACCAGCACACCGGGATTCAAACTTGAAGAGAATATGCACCTCTTGCAGCATATTCCCAACTGGCTCAGGCCCACGCATTATTTTCCCACTCCGGAATTTCCGCTCAATGCCAATTTCAAAACAGATTATTCAGCGTTAGAAACATTTTACAACAGGTACCTGGAGAAAAAATATCCTTCGCAGCAATAA
- a CDS encoding TonB-dependent receptor gives MKQILFFSLILFSASSFAQGVRGFVLSHDKKPLTNATVYNLQTGAHEHSNENGFFLLRGAHKGDSLRITHVSCSPLTILADQDTLRIILQPSAFQLENVTITAAVRHLNIISDADLQTNPVNSSQELLRKVPGLFIGQHAGGGKAEQIFLRGFDIDHGTDINISVDGMPVNMVSHAHGQGYADLHFLIPETIGKIDFDKGPYYANKGNLATAGYVAFETKDRLDHSLVQLEAGKFNSFRTLGMFNIVNNEKNAAWFAADYIKTDGFFDSPQNFNRLNLMGKYSAWLPGNDKLSIAFSHFNSEWNASGQIPERAVKDGSIGRFGAIDDTEGGNTSRTNINLQFLKQVDENTFVKNTAYFSHYDFELYSNFTFFLNDPVNGDQIRQKEKRNIIGFQSELNRNFYWKKTVIDFQAAVGLRNDAIDNIELSHTVNRKTTIEPVMLGDINETNLFGYANAEIRAGKWVINPGIRIDHLKFDYTDHLSGTYKQQSQSKAAFSPKLNFIFNQDHRLQYFLKLGKGFHSNDTRVVVAQEGHKILPAAYGADLGILWKPLPRLMLNAAAWYLYLEQEFVYVGDEGVVEPSGKTRRQGFDFGARYQLGKYLFLNGDLTYTYARATEEPKGEDRIPLAPRITTAGGISFKHPSGFSASLKTRYLDDRPANEDNSIIAKGYWITDASLNFQWGHFGFGIITENIFNKEWNETQFATTSRLKNEPGPVTEIHFTPGTPFNLRAMISYRF, from the coding sequence ATGAAACAGATATTATTCTTTTCGCTTATTCTATTTTCTGCTTCCTCTTTTGCGCAGGGAGTTCGCGGCTTTGTATTGAGCCATGATAAAAAACCGCTGACCAATGCAACAGTCTACAATCTTCAAACAGGGGCACATGAACACAGCAATGAAAATGGGTTCTTCCTGCTTCGCGGTGCACACAAAGGAGATTCACTCCGCATCACGCATGTTTCCTGTTCCCCCCTCACTATCCTTGCGGACCAGGACACATTGCGGATCATCCTGCAGCCATCAGCTTTCCAACTGGAGAACGTAACCATTACGGCCGCGGTCCGTCACCTCAATATCATTTCCGATGCAGATTTGCAAACCAATCCGGTGAACTCTTCACAGGAGCTGCTGCGCAAAGTACCGGGGCTTTTTATAGGTCAGCATGCAGGCGGCGGCAAAGCAGAACAGATCTTCCTGCGTGGCTTCGATATCGATCATGGTACTGATATCAATATCAGTGTGGACGGTATGCCCGTGAACATGGTGAGCCATGCACATGGACAGGGCTATGCAGATCTCCATTTCCTTATTCCTGAAACAATTGGAAAAATAGACTTCGATAAAGGCCCCTACTATGCCAACAAAGGCAATCTCGCCACCGCGGGTTATGTGGCTTTCGAAACAAAGGACAGGCTCGATCATAGCCTTGTACAACTGGAAGCCGGCAAATTCAACAGCTTCCGTACACTGGGTATGTTCAATATTGTGAACAATGAAAAGAATGCTGCCTGGTTTGCTGCCGACTATATCAAAACGGATGGTTTCTTCGATTCACCACAAAATTTCAACCGCCTCAATCTGATGGGCAAATACAGCGCCTGGCTGCCGGGCAACGATAAGCTCAGCATCGCTTTCTCCCATTTCAACAGTGAATGGAATGCCAGTGGACAGATCCCTGAACGAGCCGTGAAAGACGGCAGCATCGGACGTTTCGGCGCCATCGACGATACAGAAGGCGGTAATACTTCCAGAACCAATATCAACCTGCAATTCCTCAAACAGGTGGATGAAAACACTTTTGTAAAGAACACCGCATATTTCAGTCATTATGATTTCGAGCTCTACAGCAATTTCACTTTCTTCCTCAATGATCCCGTCAATGGCGATCAGATCAGGCAGAAAGAAAAAAGGAATATCATCGGCTTTCAATCCGAGCTCAACAGGAATTTTTACTGGAAGAAGACAGTGATCGATTTTCAGGCGGCAGTTGGATTGAGAAATGATGCCATTGATAATATCGAATTATCGCATACTGTGAACCGTAAGACCACCATCGAGCCGGTCATGCTCGGTGATATCAACGAGACCAACCTCTTCGGATATGCCAATGCTGAGATCAGGGCAGGCAAATGGGTGATCAATCCCGGTATTCGAATCGATCATCTCAAATTCGATTATACCGATCACCTGTCCGGCACTTACAAACAACAGTCCCAAAGCAAGGCAGCCTTCAGTCCTAAACTGAACTTCATCTTCAATCAAGACCATCGTTTACAATATTTCCTGAAACTCGGCAAAGGATTCCACAGCAATGATACCCGCGTAGTAGTGGCGCAGGAAGGGCACAAAATATTACCCGCTGCTTATGGCGCAGATCTGGGCATCCTTTGGAAACCATTGCCCCGCCTCATGCTCAATGCAGCCGCCTGGTACCTTTACCTGGAGCAGGAGTTCGTGTATGTGGGTGATGAAGGTGTAGTAGAGCCCAGTGGCAAAACACGCAGACAGGGCTTCGACTTTGGCGCAAGATACCAGTTGGGAAAATACCTTTTCCTGAACGGAGATCTAACGTATACCTATGCGCGCGCTACAGAAGAACCGAAGGGGGAAGACCGCATACCGCTTGCGCCACGTATCACCACAGCCGGAGGCATCAGTTTCAAACATCCGTCAGGATTTTCTGCGAGCCTGAAAACAAGGTACCTGGACGACAGACCAGCCAATGAAGACAATAGCATTATTGCCAAAGGATACTGGATCACAGATGCAAGCCTGAATTTCCAATGGGGACATTTTGGCTTCGGCATTATTACAGAGAATATTTTCAATAAGGAGTGGAACGAAACACAATTTGCCACAACCAGCAGATTGAAGAACGAACCCGGGCCTGTAACGGAAATTCACTTTACTCCCGGAACACCTTTCAATCTGAGAGCGATGATCAGTTACAGGTTTTAG